The following proteins are encoded in a genomic region of Molothrus aeneus isolate 106 chromosome 12, BPBGC_Maene_1.0, whole genome shotgun sequence:
- the CCDC174 gene encoding coiled-coil domain-containing protein 174, with product MDRRKKPLDVAASSLVDLKAELFRKQEEFKKEKLLKDAGVFAKPRTSNKKPSIWTKQNTGVVNRAAKDVEQKAEEQDILDKSRKKLEEKAKLYEKMTKGDFPDEETEDLYLVDFTQKIIDKQHEVQELQQSEAAGKTSGRDTDEEETEPEADIPPPEDPDEEWVDYVDFLGRSRRCMKKDLPSLLKMDQELQGKRQELDGNTLLSEDMRRELQRQQWEKEEEEALRKPMGPIHYEDIRENEARQLGVGYFAFSRDQELRHKQRATLDMLREQTLDQRNKREQLKEKRKAALDARLSKLRARKIKKLREAGLEEEAEKLENGEVKGAAEEPEPPRVTAASRKVEVIIQERRDTKPGVPYVREWDKGKELMFGQWEKKQEELRDERDPEFAPPSDYFLGQKKDDYLRSRNLNSSETSSEKLETERAQNQQRPSVPGGSGSSTGDVPLSPQPSNSSVPVKPGSAEPSGRDTQGVSSAEDDSSDDEDMPPPAQAYGYSARGVPPPLRGYGYSARAVPPPMPAYGYSTAQVPFPVQAYGYGAPAMVPPMHGYGYGTPEMPYAMQAYSYGTQGVPPGMQTCGCSAQDVPPGMQTCGCSAQDVPPGMQTCGCSAQDVPPGTQVCDLSSQDVPPGIHTCECSSQDVPPGTHTCDCSTQEMPPGTDTCDSSTQDVPPGTEDSGCSTQDMAPPAQTDSSDTPNQEPLYQSLDDMLSYYRQVT from the exons ATGGACCGCAGGAAGAAACCGCTGGACGTGGCCGCGTCCTCG CTGGTAGATCTCAAAGCCGAACTCTTCCGAAAGCAAGAGGAgttcaagaaagaaaagctgttgaAAGATGCTGGTGTCTTTGCAAAGCCCAGAACCTCTAATAAG AAACCAAGTATCTGGACCAAGCAGAACACGGGAGTTGTAAATCGAGCTGCGAAAGATGTTGAGCAGAAGGCAGAAGAGCAGGATATATTGGATAAATCAAG aaagaagcttgaagagaaagcaaagctgtATGAGAAAATGACAAAAGGAGACTTCCCAG ATGAAGAAACTGAAGATTTGTACCTGGTGGATTTCACTCAGAAGATCATAGATAAGCAGCATGAAgtacaggagctgcagcagagcgaAGCTGCTGGGAAGACTTCAGGAAGAGACACAGATGAGGAGGAAACTGAGCCTGAAGCAGACATTCCACCACCAGAGGACCCAGATGAGGAATG GGTTGATTATGTTGATTTCTTGGGCCGATCTAGACGCTGTATGAAGAAGGATTTACCAAGTCTACTTAAAATGGATCAGGAGCTTCAAGGGAAAAG gCAAGAACTTGATGGGAATACTCTGTTATCTGAAGACATGAGAAGAGAActtcagaggcagcagtgggaaaaggaagaggaagaagccCTCAGAAAACCCATGGGACCCATACATTATGAGGACATTCGAGAAAATG aGGCCAGGCAGCTTGGTGTTGGTTACTTTGCCTTTTCTCGGGACCAAGAACTCAGGCATAAACAACGGGCAACCCTGGATATGCTGAGGGAGCAG ACACTTGATCAGAGAAATAAACGTGAACAGctgaaggagaagaggaaagcagctctaGATGCAAGGCTGTCCAAACTTCGAGCACGGAAGATTAAAAAGTTAAGGGAAGCTGGATTagaggaagaggcagaaaaacTGGAGAATGGAG AGGTGAAAGGTGCTGCTGAGGAACCAGAACCTCCAAGAGTTACTGCAGCAAGTAGGAAGGTAGAGGTCATTATCCAGGAGAGGAGAGATACAAAGCCTGGAGTGCCTTATGTCCGGGAGTGGGATAAAGGCAAAG AACTGATGTTTGGACAAtgggaaaagaaacaggaagaacTTAGAGATGAGCGAGACCCAGAATTTGCACCACCTTCTGATTACTTTTTGGGACAAAAGAAAGATGATTATCTCCGAAGTCGGAATTTGAACAGTTCAGAAACCTCCTCTGAAAAACTGGAAACAGAGAGAGCACAAAACCAACAGAGGCCATCGGTGCCAgggggcagtggcagcagcactggagatgtgccactgtcaccacagCCTTCCAACAGCAGCGTTCCAGTTAAGCCAGGGTCAGCAGAGCCCAGTGGCCGTGACACTCAGGGCGTGTCCTCAGCAGAGGATGACAGCAGTGATGACGAGGACATGCCACCACCAGCACAGGCATATGGCTACAGTGCCCGAGGTGTGCCACCCCCACTGCGGGGTTACGGCTACAGCGCCCGGGCCGTGCCACCACCCATGCCAGCCTATGGCTACAGCACTGCCCAGGTGCCCTTCCCAGTGCAGGCTTATGGCTATGGAGCACCAGCAATGGTGCCACCAATGCATGGGTACGGCTATGGCACTCCTGAGATGCCCTATGCAATGCAGGCCTACAGCTACGGCACCCAGGGTGTCCCACCAGGAATGCAGACCTGTGGATGCAGCGCCCAGGATGTGCCACCAGGAATGcagacctgtggctgcagtgcccaggatgTGCCACCAGGAATGCAGACCTGTGGATGCAGCGCCCAGGATGTGCCACCAGGAACACAGGTCTGTGACCTCAGCAGCCAAGATGTGCCACCAGGAATACACACTTGTGAATGCAGCAGCCAAGATGTGCCACCAGGAACACACACCTGTGACTGCAGCACCCAAGAGATGCCACCAGGAACAGAcacctgtgacagcagcacccAGGATGTGCCACCAGGAACAGAGGACAGTGGCTGCAGCACTCAGGATatggcacctccagcacagaCTGACAGCAGTGACACTCCAAATCAGGAACCACTTTACCAAAGTTTAGATGATATGCTCTCTTATTATAGACAAGTGACTTGA